From Aquipuribacter hungaricus:
GTTCCGCTGCCCCCTCTGCCAGCCCCGGCCCCGGCGCGCGCGGGTCTGAGCGGGCCCGGGCCCCGTTAGCCTCCCCGCGTGCACCTGTCCTCGCTCACCCTGCGCGGCTTCAAGTCGTTCGCCTCGGCGACGACGCTGCGCCTGGAGCCGGGCATCACGTGCGTGGTCGGGCCGAACGGCTCGGGCAAGTCCAACGTCGTCGACGCCATCGCCTGGGTGCTCGGCGAGCAGGGCGCACGGACGCTGCGCGGCGGGAGCATGGCCGACGTCATCTTCGCCGGCACCGCCACCCGGGCCCCGCTGGGACGGGCCGAGGTGGTCCTCACCTTCGACAACTCCGACGGCCTGCTCGGCGAGGGCACGGCGGAGGTGTCCGTCACCCGGACGATGTTCCGCGCGGGCGGCAGCGAGTACGCCATCAACGGCCGGCCCTGCCGCCTGCTCGACGTGCAGGAGCTGCTCGGGGACGCGGGCATCGGCCGCGAGCTGCACGTCGTCGTCGGCCAGGGCCGCGTCGACGCCGTCCTGCAGGCCACCCCCGAGGAGCGGCGCAGCTTCGTC
This genomic window contains:
- a CDS encoding AAA family ATPase; translated protein: MHLSSLTLRGFKSFASATTLRLEPGITCVVGPNGSGKSNVVDAIAWVLGEQGARTLRGGSMADVIFAGTATRAPLGRAEVVLTFDNSDGLLGEGTAEVSVTRTMFRAGGSEYAINGRPCRLLDVQELLGDAGIGRELHVVVGQGRVDAVLQATPEERRSFVEEAAGVLKHRKRKKKALRKLAAMDGNLVRLADLTAEIARQLKPLGRQADTARRARRIAADARDARLRLLADDVAAVRSGLGGHDGPGPAAQ